The Candidatus Micrarchaeia archaeon region ACAACCGCATTTTTTACAAATAAGTTCTCCTCTTTCATAATCACGTACAAATTCTTCTGCACCACAATTTGGACATTTTTTTGCCATTTATTCACCTCTACTCCACAATTATTTTAAAATAAGCATTAGCTTTATAAATCTTTTGTATACATTTTATATGCGCAAACCTTTATAAATCTTTCTTTTTTTATGGAGTTTTTATTAAAAAAAGCTGTATTTATCATTAATGTATTATCAAATCAACTAAACAAAATAGAAATAGTCTTATACCTATACATTTGAACGTATTTTGAGTAAACTTATTGCACAGAATTCTCTTCATTTCTATTCTGATCTTTTGGTTTTAATTGAGGAAATAAGATTACTTCTCTTATTGATGGACTATTTGTGAAAAGCATTATTATTCTATCAATTCCTATCCCCACTCCCCCGGCAGGAGGCATACCATATTCTAAGGAATTTATAAAGTCAGTATCTACTGGCTGTTCTTCACCTTTCATTTTTCCTTGATTCTTTTGTTCAATAAAGAATTTTTCTTGTAATTTTGAATCTGTTAACTCTGAATATGCGTTTCCTTGTTCTTTACCATTAATAAAATATTCAAATCTTTCAATAAGTTCTGGATTTCCACGTTTTAATTTACATAAACCTATTGTTTCTTTTGGATAATCATATACAAAAGTAGGCTGTATCAAATAAGATTCACATAGTTTATCAAATAATTCAGCAATTGCTAAGCCTCTTTTATATTCATCAAGTTCAATCTTGTTTTTTTCTAATAATTCTTGTAGTTGTTTATCATTTAATGAATCAACATCAAGTTTTGCATATTGTTTAAGAGCTTCTTTCATAGTAATCCTTTTCCAAGGTCTCTTAAAATCAATTTCTTGATTCTGGTACATAATTTTTGTACTTTTATTTAAACATATTGCTAATTTTTCATATAATTCTTCAACTAAATTCATAACATCATTATAATCCCAATATGCAGCATAACATTCAACCATTGTAAATTCTGGATTGTGTGTTCTATCAACATCTTCATTTCTAAAGTTTTTACATATTGTATAAACTCTTTGGAACCCCCCAATTAACAAACGCTTTAGATATAATTCTGGAGAGATAGATAGATAAAATTCAGATTTCCATGCATGTGAAATTGTTTTAAATGGTCTAGCACTTGCACCACCATAAACTGGCTGTAAAGTTGGGGTTTCAACTTCTAAAAATTCTTTTTTATCTAAAAATTCTCTAATAAATGAGATTATTTCTGCTCTTTTTATAAAAATATTTCTTGTTTCTGGATTTATAATTAAATCTACGTGCCTATTTCTAAATCTATCATCTATATCTTTTAATCCTGCCCATTTATCAGGTAATAAAGCAAGGGATTTTGTTAAAAGTGTAATATTTTTTACTAAAATTGATAGTTCTCCTTTTTTTGTTTTAAATACAATTCCTTCAGCACCTGCAAAATCTCCCCTATCTAATAAATCAATTAAATCAAAAGAATCTTGCATTTCATCTTGTTTAGCACATAATTGTATTTTTCCATAGCCGTCATCTAAATCTAAAAAAACTAATTTTCCAAATCTTCTTACAGTCATTAGTCTTCCAGCTATTTTTACATTATCATTTGTTTTTTCTTCTGGGTTTAAAGAATCATCGTATTTTTTATGTAGTTCAATTGTTTTTGTATTTG contains the following coding sequences:
- the lysS gene encoding lysine--tRNA ligase, with the protein product MAIEKTIQDKNEKLEKIQKLGINPYAYSFDPNTKTIELHKKYDDSLNPEEKTNDNVKIAGRLMTVRRFGKLVFLDLDDGYGKIQLCAKQDEMQDSFDLIDLLDRGDFAGAEGIVFKTKKGELSILVKNITLLTKSLALLPDKWAGLKDIDDRFRNRHVDLIINPETRNIFIKRAEIISFIREFLDKKEFLEVETPTLQPVYGGASARPFKTISHAWKSEFYLSISPELYLKRLLIGGFQRVYTICKNFRNEDVDRTHNPEFTMVECYAAYWDYNDVMNLVEELYEKLAICLNKSTKIMYQNQEIDFKRPWKRITMKEALKQYAKLDVDSLNDKQLQELLEKNKIELDEYKRGLAIAELFDKLCESYLIQPTFVYDYPKETIGLCKLKRGNPELIERFEYFINGKEQGNAYSELTDSKLQEKFFIEQKNQGKMKGEEQPVDTDFINSLEYGMPPAGGVGIGIDRIIMLFTNSPSIREVILFPQLKPKDQNRNEENSVQ